A region of Streptomyces sp. TG1A-60 DNA encodes the following proteins:
- a CDS encoding alpha/beta hydrolase codes for MFDPADFPKPTLISVNGVELEVFEAGRQDTGKPIVLCHGWPEHAFSWRYQMPALAAAGYHVIVPNQRGYGNSSRPTEVTDYDIEHLSGDLVALLDHYGYEDATFVGHDWGAMVVWGLTLLHPNRVNKVINLSLPYQERGEKPWLEFMEDVLGGDFYFVHFNRQPGVADAVFEENTFRFLRNMYRKNEPPREPQPGMALIDLARAETPLGDPVMSDSELAVFVSAFESTGFTGSVNWYRNLDRNWRLLADVDPIIQQPTLMIYGDRDAVQRSEKLAEFVPHVEVVNLDCGHWIQQEKPEETNQAITKWLEQQDAI; via the coding sequence ATGTTCGATCCGGCCGATTTTCCCAAGCCCACCCTTATTTCGGTCAACGGTGTGGAGCTTGAAGTCTTTGAAGCAGGCCGGCAGGATACCGGAAAGCCCATTGTGCTCTGTCATGGCTGGCCGGAGCACGCCTTTTCCTGGCGCTATCAGATGCCCGCCCTCGCCGCAGCGGGCTACCATGTCATCGTCCCGAACCAGCGGGGTTATGGGAACTCATCCCGTCCGACCGAAGTAACGGACTACGACATTGAACACCTGTCGGGTGATCTCGTCGCACTTCTCGATCACTACGGATACGAAGATGCCACCTTTGTCGGTCACGACTGGGGTGCAATGGTCGTCTGGGGACTGACCCTGCTGCATCCGAACCGTGTAAACAAAGTGATCAACCTGAGCCTGCCCTACCAGGAGCGCGGAGAAAAGCCCTGGCTCGAGTTCATGGAAGATGTGCTTGGCGGCGACTTCTATTTCGTCCACTTCAATCGGCAGCCAGGCGTCGCGGACGCCGTGTTCGAAGAGAACACCTTCCGGTTCCTTCGCAACATGTACCGGAAGAACGAGCCACCCAGGGAGCCTCAGCCGGGTATGGCGCTGATCGATCTCGCCAGAGCGGAAACGCCACTCGGTGATCCCGTCATGAGCGACAGCGAACTGGCCGTTTTCGTCTCCGCCTTCGAATCGACAGGGTTCACGGGCAGTGTGAATTGGTACAGGAACCTTGACCGCAACTGGCGCTTGCTGGCGGACGTGGACCCGATCATCCAGCAGCCCACACTCATGATCTACGGCGACCGGGATGCGGTCCAGAGGTCTGAAAAGCTGGCGGAGTTCGTACCCCATGTGGAAGTGGTCAATCTGGATTGCGGTCATTGGATCCAGCAGGAGAAGCCGGAAGAAACGAACCAGGCGATCACGAAATGGCTGGAACAACAGGATGCCATTTAG